A genome region from Astyanax mexicanus isolate ESR-SI-001 chromosome 19, AstMex3_surface, whole genome shotgun sequence includes the following:
- the LOC103027756 gene encoding 5-hydroxytryptamine receptor 3A, whose amino-acid sequence MTSLRPVLHWKTPTLLLVDLYVSSISEVNEKAQSFSPHVYMEMGWVNEFTKWNPVDFCGIHHMCVAKEMLWIPDINIIENIRTEFSTQEPPVLKMMSEGIVTVVYSYTMTSACKMNLYKFPFDTQSCTLTLQSFLHYIDEFRIKAYSNASMLTDGSKLFFKTQGEWDLISINMSNNQLHAGGRVWDQLLYTITIKRRPLLYVVIFLLPILYFLVLDLASFFISDDGGEKLSFKVTLLLAISVLLLILHDMLPSTSDDLPLIGVYCSVIFTFTAVSVLETILVNFLKTRSVQAIPKWFKEAAAAPLDTGERASHSPPDLTGETSGETSSIAVLQQILSQLQKAHHLLSAEKQQQTLWWTKVAEVIDKTFTVIYVNGVMLFLQQMWQAWFS is encoded by the exons ATGACCTCATTACGCCCTGTTCTTCACTGGAAAACTCCTACTTTGCTTTTGGTGGATCTATATGTTTCCTCCATCTCAGAAGTG AATGAAAAAGCCCAAAGCTTCTCTCCCCATGTGTATATGGAAATG GGCTGGGTCAATGAGTTTACTAAATGGAACCCTGTAGACTTTTGTGGAATACATCACATGTGTGTGGCTAAAGAAATGCTGTGGATTCCAGatataaatatcattgaaaa CATCAGGACAGAGTTTTCCACACAGGAACCTCCAGTACTAAAAATGATGTCTGAAGGCATTGTAACTGTTGTATACTCCTACACCATGACTTCAGCATGCAAAATGAATCTATACAAGTTTCCTTTTGACACCCAGAGTTGCACCCTTACACTCCAGTCTTTTTTGCATTACA TTGACGAGTTTAGAATTAAAGCCTACTCCAACGCTTCCATGCTGACTGATGGCTCAAAGCTGTTCTTCAAAACCCAAGGAGAATGGGACCTCATCAGCATTAACATGTCCAACAATCAGTTACACGCTGGTGGAAGAGTGTGGGATCAGCTTTTATATACG ATTACCATAAAGAGGAGACCTCTACTATATGTAGTCATCTTCCTGCTGCCAATTTTGTACTTCCTGGTGTTGGATCTGGCCTCCTTTTTCATCTCAGATGATGGAGGAGAGAAGCTGAGCTTTAAGGTGACGTTACTCTTGGCAATTTCTGTCCTGCTGCTGATTCTCCACGACATGTTACCCTCCACTTCTGATGACCTTCCACTAATAG GGGTCTACTGCAGTGTTATATTCACCTTCACAGCTGTAAGCGTTCTGGAGACCATCCTCGTGAATTTTCTAAAGACTCGAAGCGTTCAGGCCATCCCTAAATGGTTTAAGGAAGCTGCAGCTGCTCCTCTGGACA CTGGAGAGAGAGCTTCACACAGCCCGCCAGACCTTACAGGAGAAACGAGTGGAGAGACGAGCAGCATCGCTGTCCTTCAGCAGATTCTCTCACAGCTCCAGAAAGCTCATCATCTCCTGAGTGCAGAAAAACAGCAGCAGACTCTGTGGTGGACAAAAGTGGCAGAAGTGATAGACAAGactttcactgttatatatgttaaTGGTGTCATGTTGTTTTTGCAACAAATGTGGCAGGCTTGGTTTTCatag